One window from the genome of Nicotiana tomentosiformis chromosome 5, ASM39032v3, whole genome shotgun sequence encodes:
- the LOC138891905 gene encoding uncharacterized protein, whose product MEDEGDDESTAENFKQVAREGDLSPTTSAKGVALMEPFQKKGLIERYKRKLNMETAYTNINGQIWLFFDAVVEWELVKDTEQQETVRVFHHDLGQHMMMTFVYAKCSSMERLDLWDHLYYLASDMELPWLVGGNFNMLLHEDEKIGGLPVHPLEYENFAFCVNSCGLFEQGYKGSPFTWWNGRSNAECIFKRLDRIFVNLPFQNMLPTIEVEHLIRTGSDHAPLLMTCGVQTTKFVKPFRFLNFWTKHATFMDVVRQNWEADFIGDPFLMFKQNIKRVKAALSKWNRETFGDIFKQLAILEDIVRLKEMLKKLQLKRIKSGSGVWIEDQAQLATVAVDFYQKQFTNEGDASKFPLLNNVPSMVTMDQNLELNRLPTIEEVRAAIFELSEESASGPDGFTGLFYQTCWDVIGVDIHNMGLHFYGEAALPKSITHTNLVSLNKLFEDKSFVGFGMPKWSDSLNHLAYADDMIIFAYAHPPSLSKIMAVLRNYEKISGSWSYYRICKRRKDYYEELIKKVKAKLHSWKGKLLSFGGKEEGRSRHWASWKNLCLPKEEGEICFRSLNDVSRALFAKLWWRFRTTKSLWSNFMWNKYCKKEPPTVVRFRGGSHVWRQMLNAREEVEHEIVWELKTFPYDHVLPEDFPINEGLQEVAELWQGETWYDQLLDQTFNEEIAEHIRLNVHYEGSEGYWDKPYWMPTPSGKFSVSSAWQIIRHRADPNQEFKLMWIKGFPFKISFFLWRLWRKKITTDDMWRRQGQMLPCHGWYKCNTDGASKGNHGPSSLGFCVRDDEGDVVYASAVDLGVTTHVVAEAKAILQGLEYCTSKFHSFSKLPSARRRLINLDKSQSPNLRIRIAKRRTPD is encoded by the exons ATGGAGgatgaaggagatgatgaatcaacTGCTGAAAACTTCAAACAAGTGGCTAGGGAAGGGGATTTATCACCCACAACTAGTGCTAAAGGAG TTGCATTGATGGAGCCTTTTCAAAAGAAGGGACTCATTGAGAGATATAAAAGGAAGTTGAATATGGAGACTGCTTATACAAATATTAatgggcaaatatggttgttcttcgatgcagtggtggaatgggaattagtaaaggatactgagcaacaggagactgtgagagtgtttcaccatgacctggggcagcacatgatgatgacatttgtttatgcaaaatgttcaTCAATGGAGAGGTTGGATTTGTGGGATCACTTGTATTATTTagcaagtgatatggaattaccatggttggtaGGAGGGAATTTTAATATGTTATTGcatgaagatgagaaaataggGGGACTTCCAGTACACCCTCTTGAATATGAGAattttgcattttgtgtaaactcttgtggtttgtttgagcaaggatacaaaggaagtccattcacatggtggaatgggagatccaatgctgagtgtatattcaagagattAGATAGGATCTTTGTGAATTTGCCATTTCAGaacatgttgccaactattgaagttgagcatctaatcagaactggatcagatcatgcaccattgctaatgacatgtggggtgcagacaaccaagtttgtcaagcctttcagattcttgaacttttggacaaagcatgcTACATTTATGGATGTGGTGAGGCAGAATTGGGAAGCTGATTTCATAGGGGATCCGTTTCTGATGTTCAAGCAGAATATCAAGAGGGTGAAGGCAGCACTCTCAAAATGGAATAGGGAaacatttggtgatatcttcaagcaattggctattttggaggacattgttaggttgaaggagatgtt aaagaaattgcaactgaagaggatcaaaagtGGCAGTGGGGTATGGATTGAAGACCAGGCGCAATTGGCTACAGTTGCAGTGGACTTCTATCAAAAACAGTTCACAAATGAAGGTGATGCTTCTAAATTTCCCTTGCTTaataatgtaccttcaatggtcactatggatcagaatttggaacttaacagattgccaacaattgaagaagtaagggcAGCAATTTTTGAGCTTAGTGAGGAGAGTGCTAGTGGCCCTGATGGATTCACTGGCTTGTTTTATCAAACATGTTGGGATGTTATTGGTGTTGATATACACAACATGGGGCTACACTTCTATGGAGAAGCtgcattgcctaaatccatcactcacaccaatctagt gtctttgaataagctttttgaagacaagtcatttgtgggatttggaatgcctaagtggtctgatTCTTTAAACCATTTGGCGTATGCTGATGATATGATAATCTTTGCATATGCTCATCCTCCCtctttgagcaagattatggcagtgttgaggaactatgagaagatatcag gcagttggagctattataggatttgcaagag gaggaaggactattatgaggagcttatcaagaaggtgaaggctaaattgcattcatggaaaggaaaaCTGCTCtcatttggaggaaag gaagaagggagaagcagacactgggcttcatggaaaaatctttgccttcctaaagaggaaggggAGATATGTTTTAGGTCCTTAaatgatgtctcaagggcactgtttgctaaactatggtggaggtttaggaccacaaaatctttgtggtctaatttcatgtggaataagtattgcaagaaggagccACCAACAGTGGTGCgttttaggggagggtctcatgtttggagacaaatgctgaatgctagggaagaagtagaacatgagatcgtatgggaattgaaAACTTTCCCATACGATCATGTATTGcctgaagactttccaatcaatgaaggtcttcaggaggtggcagaactgTGGCAAGGGGAAACATGGTATGATCagctgctagatcaaactttcaatgaggaaattgcagaacatataaggctaaatgtgcactatgaaggcagtgagggatattgggataagccatactggatgccaactccttcaggcaagttcagtgttagcagtgcttggcaaataATAAGGCATAGGGCAgatcctaatcaggaattcaagttaatgtggattaaaggttttccattcaagatatccttcttcttgtggagattgtggaggaAGAAAATAACTACTgatgacatgtggaggaggcaagggcaaatg cttccttgtcatggttggtacaaatgtaatactgatggagcttcTAAGGGCAATCAtggacctagctccctaggcttttgtgtgagggatgatgaaggtgatgtggtgtatgctagCGCAGTAGACCTGGGAGTTACAACTCATGTGGTggctgaagctaaggctattcttcaagggttggaatatt gtacatctaagtttcattcattctctaaACTGCCTAGTGCAaggaggaggttgatcaatctagacaaatctcaatcacctaaccttaggattaggatagcaaagagaagaaccccagactga